Sequence from the Camelina sativa cultivar DH55 unplaced genomic scaffold, Cs unpScaffold12520, whole genome shotgun sequence genome:
AATAGTTTATTTAGAAATCATCTTGTTTGGTATATATTGATACATGAAGTGTGTGATGTATAATTAGGTTCTTGATTAGCATTGGAAACCAGGGGGAACTTTTTTGCTGCAAACATTGAGAAGCAGACTGAGAGAGATCGGAATGTTCAGGTTGATCCCGAGGATATTAGCCTTGAGTGCGGTGCAAAGACAAGCTGCAGCCTCAAGATCAGCGAGTCCTTGGATGAGGGTGCA
This genomic interval carries:
- the LOC109132013 gene encoding lipid transfer protein EARLI 1-like, encoding SPSPTTAKCPKDALKLGVCANVLNGLLNITLGKPPVEPCCTLIQGLADLEAAACLCTALKANILGINLNIPISLSLLLNVCSKKVPPGFQC